In Flavobacterium sp. WV_118_3, one DNA window encodes the following:
- a CDS encoding FadR/GntR family transcriptional regulator, whose amino-acid sequence MKLYTKIINSIKEDIANGVYQPGEKIPAEPELMQKYGVGRSTIREAIKTLAISGILKVKQGSGTTVTSNYQELNMEQRLQRADFKDVNAVRKLLEEEIIRLATANRTEIQLTEITQCLERRKTAILAENPEECANADIDFHMAIAFASGNKVLAELYYGFTVILRNFFAAREPKGISQFAMNHHLHEQLLEALKSQQEAAGIATLRKILDQNQ is encoded by the coding sequence ATGAAACTGTATACCAAAATTATCAACAGTATTAAAGAAGATATCGCGAACGGAGTTTACCAACCTGGTGAAAAAATTCCTGCCGAACCAGAATTAATGCAAAAATATGGCGTGGGACGCTCGACCATACGGGAAGCGATTAAAACACTGGCCATCTCGGGAATCCTTAAAGTAAAACAGGGTTCCGGTACTACTGTGACCAGCAATTACCAGGAACTAAATATGGAACAACGCTTGCAACGGGCTGATTTTAAAGATGTCAATGCCGTTCGAAAACTGTTGGAAGAAGAAATCATACGCCTCGCAACTGCCAACCGGACAGAAATACAACTGACCGAAATAACTCAATGTCTGGAACGTCGAAAAACAGCCATACTCGCCGAAAACCCAGAGGAATGTGCCAATGCCGATATCGATTTTCATATGGCGATTGCTTTTGCCTCCGGAAATAAGGTACTCGCCGAATTATACTATGGTTTTACCGTGATTCTGCGCAATTTCTTTGCTGCCCGCGAGCCGAAAGGGATCAGTCAGTTTGCGATGAACCATCACCTGCACGAACAGTTGCTGGAAGCACTAAAATCACAACAGGAAGCCGCCGGAATCGCTACACTCCGAAAAATAC